From Niallia sp. Man26:
CGCTTTGTGCAAAAACTAGAGCTTCCAGAGCACAATTTAATAGAACTAAAGGCTGGACTAAAAGTCTATGAACCTTTTATACTATTAACTTATACAACTGGAATGGGGCAGGTTCCTCAAACAACTTTAGACTTCCTTAAGGCAAATCACACCAATCTCTATGCAGTCGTATCGAGTGGTAATAAAAATTGGGGGCAAAACTTTGCTTTAAGTGCAAATAAGATATCAAATATGTACGGGGTACCGATTCTCCATAAGTTTGAGATGAGCGGCATGCCCGAGGATGTGGAGATAGTTAGGGAAAGGGTGCAAAATATTAGCTATGAGACACATAGAATTAAACAACGAAGTGACACAGCTTAACGAAAAAGGTTTCTTCCGTCTGGAAAAAGACAAAGAGGCAGTGGCTGAATTCCTTGTATCGGAAATCGAGCCGAAATTGATTCGTTTTGAATCTGTGGCACAAAAATTTACTTATATGGTGGAAAAAGATTTCTATTATCCACAAGTGCTGGAACAATACAGCATATCTGACATTGAAGACATAACAAATGCCGTTTACAACTATGAATTTAAATTCCAGTCTTACATGGCTATTTCAAAATTCTATAAAGATTATGCCTTGAAGACAGATGACAAGAAGAACTACTTAGAAACATACGAAGACCGCATTATCATCGTCGCCCTGTTTTTAGGACAAGGAGATGCTGAAAAAGCGAAGAAAACAGCAATCGCGATGATTGAGCAGCGCTACCAGCCGGCAACGCCGACATTCCTGAATGCAGGCAGAAGCCGTCGCGGAGAAATGGTTTCCTGCTTCTTATTGGAAATGGACGATTCATTAAACTCCATCTTCCATAATATCAATACATCCGGACAGCTTTCGAAAATAGGCGGCGGAGTAGCCCTTAACCTTTCGAAGCTGCGTGCCCGCAATGAACAAATTAAAGGCATCGATAATGCAGCATCAGGTGTTGTTCCTGTTATGAAGCTGTTA
This genomic window contains:
- the nrdI gene encoding class Ib ribonucleoside-diphosphate reductase assembly flavoprotein NrdI, yielding MFIVFDSKTGNVRRFVQKLELPEHNLIELKAGLKVYEPFILLTYTTGMGQVPQTTLDFLKANHTNLYAVVSSGNKNWGQNFALSANKISNMYGVPILHKFEMSGMPEDVEIVRERVQNISYETHRIKQRSDTA